From a region of the Marmota flaviventris isolate mMarFla1 chromosome 13, mMarFla1.hap1, whole genome shotgun sequence genome:
- the Lrrc26 gene encoding leucine-rich repeat-containing protein 26, translated as MRGSSFISRPPPLLSLLLLLLLLPPPPMRPIWAQVSTGAATRGTPDAPDCPKACVCAPGGQANCSALVLVAVPAGLSRRVRTLLLDHNRVRVLPPGAFAGAGALLHLDLRENGLRSVHARAFWGLSVLQRLDLSDNQLEALAPGTFAPLRALRSLSLAGNRLALLEPAALGALPLLRALSLQDNALTAIPHDLLAGLPALDALRLRGNPWACGCALRSLCAWLRQHPRPASEAETLLCVSPGRQTLSPLTAFPDAAFRHCAQPLAARDLAVVYALGPVSFLASLATCLALGSVLTACRARRRRCRTAARRPPRRPPDPAPDGTVSPENPVSPTAASAQA; from the exons ATGCGGGGCTCCTCTTTTATCTCGCGGCCTCCGCCGCTACTGTCcctgctgctgttgctgttgctgctgccgccgccgccgatGCGGCCAATCTGGGCCCAAGTGTCCACTGGGGCCGCCACCCGCGGGACCCCGGACGCTCCCGACTGCCCCAAGGCGTGCGTCTGCGCGCCCGGCGGCCAGGCCAACTGCTCAGCACTCGTGCTAGTCGCGGTGCCGGCGGGCCTGAGCCGGCGCGTGCGCACGCTGCTGCTGGATCACAACCGCGTGCGTGTGCTGCCTCCGGGAGCCTTCGCGGGCGCGGGCGCTCTGCTGCACCTGGACCTGCGCGAGAACGGGCTGCGCTCGGTGCACGCACGGGCTTTCTGGGGCCTGAGTGTGCTGCAGCGGCTGGACCTGAGCGACAATCAGCTGGAAGCGCTGGCGCCCGGCACCTTCGCGCCCCTACGGGCGCTGCGTTCCCTCTCGCTGGCCGGCAACCGGTTAGCGCTCCTAGAGCCAGCGGCGCTGGGCGCGCTCCCTCTGCTGCGCGCGCTCAGCCTGCAGGACAACGCGCTTACGGCGATCCCGCATGACCTGCTGGCCGGCCTGCCAGCTCTCGATGCGTTGCGCCTGCGCGGTAATCCGTGGGCCTGCGGCTGCGCGCTGCGCTCGCTCTGCGCCTGGCTTCGTCAGCACCCACGGCCGGCGTCAG AAGCCGAAACCCTGCTTTGCGTATCACCAGGACGCCAGACGCTCAGCCCCCTGACCGCCTTTCCCGACGCCGCCTTCAGACACTGCGCGCAGCCACTAGCGGCGCGGGACCTGGCGGTGGTCTACGCACTTGGCCCTGTCTCCTTCCTCGCCAGCCTGGCCACCTGCCTGGCGCTGGGCTCCGTGCTCACCGCCTGCCGTGcacgccgccgccgctgccgtaccgccgcccgccgcccgcctAGGAGACCTCCGGATCCCGCCCCCGACGGCACTGTCTCCCCCGAAAACCCTGTGAGCCCCACCGCCGCATCTGCCCAAGCCTGA
- the Ssna1 gene encoding microtubule nucleation factor SSNA1 yields MTQQGAALQNYNNELVKCIEELCQKREELCRQIQQEEDEKQRLQNEVRQLTEKLARVNENLARKIASRNEFDRTIAETEAAYLKILESSQTLLSVLKREAGNLTKATASDQKSSGGKDS; encoded by the exons ATGACCCAGCAGGGCGCGGCGCTGCAGAACTACAACAACGAGCTAGTCAAGT GCATCGAGGAGCTGTGTCAGAAGCGAGAGGAGCTGTGCCGGCAGATCCAGCAGGAGGAGGACGAGAAGCAGCGGCTGCAGAACGAGGTGAGGCAGCTGACGGAGAAGCTGGCCCGCGTCAACGAGAACCTGGCGCGCAAGATCGCCTCTCGCAACGAGTTTGACCGGACCATCGCGGAGACGGAGGCCGCCTACCTCAAG ATTTTGGAAAGCTCACAGACTCTGCTCAGTGTCCTGAAGAGGGAAGCCGGGAACCTAACCAAGGCCACAGCCTCAGACCAGAAGAGCAGCGGAGGCAAGGACAGCTGA
- the Anapc2 gene encoding anaphase-promoting complex subunit 2, with product METEATEAAAAAAAVGGGGGPGQELLVAWNTVSTGLVPPAALGLASSRTSGAVPPKEEELRAAVEVLRGHGLHSVLEEWFVEVLQNDLQANISPEFWNAISQRENSADEPQCLLLLLDAFGLLESRLDPYLRSLDLLEKWTRLGLLMGTGAQGLREKVHIMLRGVLFFSTPRTFQEMVQRLYGRFLRVYMQSKRKGEGGTDPELEGELDSRYARRRYYRLLQSPLCAGCGSDKQQCWCRQALEQFHQLSQVLHRLSLLERVSAEAVTTTLHQVTRERMEDRCRGEYERSFLREFHKWIERVVGWLGKVFLQDGPSRPASPEAGSTLRRWRCHVQRFFYRIYASLRIEELFSIIRDFPDSRPAIEDLKYCLERTDQRQQLLVSLRAALETRLLHPGVNTCDIITLYISAIKALRVLDPSMVILEVACEPIRRYLRTREDTVRQIVAGLTGDSDGTGDLAVELSKTDPASLETGQDSEDDSGEPEDWVPDPVDADPGKSSSKRRSSDIISLLVSIYGSKDLFINEYRSLLADRLLHQFSFSPEREIRNVELLKLRFGEAPMHFCEVMLKDMADSRRINANIREEDEKRPVEEQPPFGVYAVILSSEFWPPFKDEKLEVPEDIRAALEVYCKKYEKLKAMRTLSWKHTLGLVTMDVELADRTLSVAVTPVQAVVLLYFQDQAIWTLEELSKVVKMPVALLRRRMSVWLQQGVLREEPPGTFSVIEEERPQDRDSMVLIDSDEESDSGMASQADQKEEELLLFWTYIQAMLTNLESLSLERIYSMLRMFVMTGPALAEIDLQELQGYLQKKVRDQQLIYSAGVYRLPKSCS from the exons ATGGAGACGGAGGCTaccgaggcggcggcggcggcggcggcagtgGGAGGCGGCGGCGGGCCTGGGCAGGAGCTATTGGTGGCCTGGAATACCGTGAGCACCGGGCTGGTGCCGCCGGCTGCGCTGGGGCTG GCGTCCTCCCGGACCAGCGGTGCGGTCCCGCCAAAGGAGGAGGAGCTCCGTGCGGCGGTGGAGGTACTGAGGGGCCATGGTCTGCACTCAGTCCTGGAGGAGTGGTTCGTGGAGGTGCTCCAGAACGACCTGCAGGCGAACATCTCTCCCGAGTTCTGGAATGCCATCTCCCAGCGCGAGAACTCTGCCGATGAACCCCAGTGCCTTCTGCTGCTCCTTGACGCTTTTGGCCTGCTGGAGAGCCGCCTGGACCCCTACTTGCGCAGCCTAGACCTCCTGGAGAAATGGACTCGTCTGGGCTTGCTGATGGGCACTGGTGCCCAAGGGCTGCGGGAAAAGGTCCACATCATGTTGCGGGGGGTTCTGTTCTTTTCCACCCCTAGGACTTTCCAGGAGATGGTCCAGCGCCTCTATGGGCGTTTCCTGAGAGTCTATATGCAGAGTaagagaaaaggggaaggggGCACAGATCCAGAACTGGAGGGGGAATTGGACAGTCGGTATGCACGACGTCGGTACTATCGGCTCCTGCAGAGTCCTCTGTGTGCAGGATGTGGCAGTGACAAGCAGCAGTGTTGGTGCCGCCAGGCGCTCGAGCAGTTCCACCAGCTCAGCCAGGTCCT GCACAGGCTCAGTCTGCTGGAGCGGGTCAGTGCCGAGGCGGTGACCACTACACTACACCAGGTGACCCGGGAGAGGATGGAGGACCGCTGTCGGGGCGAGTATGAGCGCTCCTTCCTCCGAGAGTTCCACAAG TGGATCGAGAGGGTGGTTGGCTGGCTGGGCAAAGTGTTCCTGCAGGATGGCCCCAGCAGACCTGCATCCCCTGAGGCTGGCAGCACGCTGCGCCGCTGGCGCTGCCATGTGCAGAGGTTCTTCTACCGCATCTATGCCAGCCTGCGCATTGAGGAGCTTTTCAGCATCATCCGAG ATTTTCCAGACTCCCGGCCAGCCATCGAGGACCTCAAATATTGCCTGGAGCGGACTGACCAGAGGCAGCAGCTGCTCGTGTCCCTCAGGGCTGCTCTGGAAACTCGGCTCCTCCACCCAG GCGTCAACACATGCGACATCATCACTCTCTACATCTCTGCCATCAAGGCGCTGCGCGTCCTGGATCCTTCCATGGTCATCCTGGAAGTGGCTTGTGAGCCTATCCGCCGCTACCTGAG GACACGGGAGGACACAGTGCGACAGATTGTGGCAGGGCTGACTGGGGACtctgatggaactggagacttgGCTGTTGAGCTGTCCAAGACCGACCCAGCCAGCCTGGAGACTGGCCAGGACAGTGAGGATGACTCTGGAGAGCCTGAAGACTGGGTGCCTGACCCTGTGGATGCTGACCCAG GGAAGTCAAGCTCCAAGCGGCGCTCCTCAGATATCATCAGCCTGCTGGTCAGCATCTATGGCAGCAAGGACCTTTTCATCAACGAGTACCGCTCCCTGCTGGCTGACCGGCTGCTGCACCAGTTCAGCTTTAGCCCTGAGCG GGAGATCCGTAACGTGGAGCTGCTGAAACTGCGTTTTGGTGAGGCCCCAATGCACTTCTGTGAGGTCATGCTGAAG GACATGGCAGATTCCCGCCGTATCAACGCCAACATCCGAGAGGAGGATGAGAAGCGGCCTGTGGAGGAGCAGCCACCTTTTGGGGTTTATGCTGTTATCTTGTCCAGTGAGTTCTGGCCTCCCTTTAAGGATGAGAAGCTGGAGGTCCCCGAGGACATCAGGGCAGCCCTGGAGGTTTACTGCAAGAAGTATGAGAAGCTGAAG GCCATGCGAACCCTTAGCTGGAAACACACCCTGGGCCTGGTGACCATGGATGTAGAGTTGGCTGACCGCACCCTATCTGTGGCAGTAACCCCCGTGCAGGCAGTAGTCTTGCTGTACTTCCAGGATCAAG CCATCTGGACCTTGGAGGAGCTGAGCAAGGTGGTGAAGATGCCTGTGGCACTGCTGCGGCGGCGCATGTCCGTGTGGCTGCAGCAGGGTGTGCTGCGCGAGGAGCCGCCTGGCACCTTCTCTGTCATCGAGGAGGAGCGACCTCAGGACCGTGACAGCATGGTGCTCATAGACAGTGACGAGGAGAGTGACTCAGGCATGGCCTCCCAGGCTGACCAGAAAGAGGAGGAACTGCTG CTCTTCTGGACTTACATCCAGGCCATGCTGACCAACCTGGAGAGCCTGTCGCTGGAGCGCATCTACAGCATGCTGCGGATGTTTGTGATGACCGGCCCCGCACTGGCGGAGATTGACCTGCAGGAGCTCCAGGGCTACCTGCAGAAGAAAGTGCGTGACCAGCAGCTCATCTACTCGGCCGGCGTCTACCGCCTGCCCAAGAGCTGCAGCTGA
- the Tmem210 gene encoding transmembrane protein 210, producing MAPCPQPDCCLAGSPLGLICLSLLLIPAAAGTYCDCSLGLSREALIALIVVLAGVSASCFCALMVVALGVLRAKGEPSTRHVDNRLVGHFGVQEDRMDLHAVHVESHLMDPELEVSMMPSLEDHGLMTIPMEATLEEPPPPPPPE from the exons aTGGCCCCCTGTCCCCAACCTGACTGCTGCCTGGCTGGCAGCCCCCTGGGCCTGATATGTCTGTCCCTTTTGCTCATCCCTGCTGCAG CTGGAACCTACTGTGACTGCAGCCTGGGCCTCAGCCGCGAGGCCCTCATCGCTCTCATTGTGGTGCTGGCAGGAGTCAGCGCTAGCTGCTTCTGCGCCCTCATGGTTGTGGCACTTGGAGTCCTTCGAGCCAAGGG TGAACCAAGCACCAGACATGTGGACAACAG GTTGGTGGGGCACTTCGGGGTCCAGGAAGATCGCATGGACCTGCATGCAGTGCACGTGGAGTCCCACCTTATGGACCCTGAACTGGAGGTTTCCATGATGCCATCACTGGAGGACCATGGCCTCATGACCATCCCCATGGAGGCTACTCTAGAggagccgcccccacccccaccccctgaaTAG